A genomic stretch from Pelodiscus sinensis isolate JC-2024 chromosome 23, ASM4963464v1, whole genome shotgun sequence includes:
- the LOC102458129 gene encoding streptomycin biosynthesis protein StrI-like isoform X1, whose amino-acid sequence MSGGPRAMGRKKKTLHDYAAEFSDLGVKRHLAERGAAGESAVVETLYCKSCELPMRVRRDRILEHLSSGRHYRNRRLVKQHGLRAPLLLSAGSELGTGLSMQLDAPSLLSQPSFILSTNPCITSSGTSYSMVPSPPSYHKSLIPVHPSAISSTTSVMSTREDQTPSTSTSHPLAFATLQMRNAPVPSKQNTQRLVISEASNSVASGGSVGRYSNTGISGSNIGLALFGVGLGNKALFQSLMEENGCCLLYIVEDQLPDVERAFSTEFLANTRVLRQQDADIVLNDQRVSGAIVCSPPEAASEIVIDALRAGKGVLCEKLPGLDRQTAEACFDEADRCGRPLVCGFYKRFDPALQFLYKKVRDSQALGRIHRISTVSSIYPAASLSFLKKSGGIFYHAAVHDIDIISLLLGESAPDTIFSLGHAFCADMAYLKDADTVAVSMKFPSGAIVTLDISQHCTKSCDQRLEVHGSQGSLRVDNQNPLGITEHGTSVSIYSQTQADRYKEAYRELFRHFLRTLKGKEPPVITKEQFLWTIQVAAAAEQSWRNGSAVDLRNEAIDVSLIKTEII is encoded by the exons TGCGAGCTGCCCATGCGCGTGCGGCGGGACCGCATCCTGGAGCACCTCTCGTCCGGCCGCCACTACCGCAACCGCCGCCTGGTCAAGCAGCACGGCCTGCGCGCGCCGCTCCTCCT ATCTGCAGGTTCAGAACTTGGTACCGGCCTTTCCATGCAACTGGATGCTCCTTCCCTGCTTTCTCAGCCTTCATTTATTCTCTCAACCAATCCCTGTATCACCAGCAGTGGCACCAGCTATAGCATGGTACCATCTCCACCTTCATACCACAAGTCCTTGATCCCTGTTCACCCCAGTGCCATCAGCTCAACCACCAGTGTCATGTCTACCAGAGAAGACCAAACACCCTCTACCTCCACCAGTCACCCTTTGGCATTCGCGACCCTCCAAATGAGAAATGCACCTGTTccttcaaaacaaaacacccaaAGACTTGTTATTTCTGAAGCATCCAACAGTGTGGCTTCTGGAGGGTCCGTGGGACGGTACAGTAATACTGGAATATCAGGAAGCAATATTGGTCTTGCCCTCTTTGGTGTGGGGCTTGGTAACAAAGCACTGTTTCAAAGTTTAATGGAAGAAAATGGCTGCTGTTTGCTTTACATTGTGGAGGATCAGCTACCAGATGTGGAACGTGCCTTCAGTACAGAATTCCTGGCCAACACCAGGGTGCTGCGACAGCAGGATGCTGACATAGTGCTCAATGATCAACG TGTTTCTGGAGCCATTGTCTGTTCGCCACCTGAAGCAGCATCTGAAATCGTGATAGATGCATTACGAGCGG GGAAAGGCGTGCTTTGTGAGAAGCTACCTGGTTTAGATAGGCAGACAGCAGAGGCCTGTTTTGATGAAGCTGACCGATGTGGAAGACCATTGGTCTGTGGATTCTACAA GCGTTTTGATCCGGCCCTGCAGTTCCTGTATAAAAAAGTCCGTGACAGCCAGGCACTAGGGAGGATTCATCGGATATCGACAGTGAGCAGCATATATCCAGCAGCATCTCTTAGCTTCCTAAAAAAGTCAG GTGGGATTTTTTATCATGCTGCTGTACATGATATTGATATTATCAGTTTACTGCTGGGGGAGAGTGCACCAGATACGATATTTTCACTGGGACATGCATTCTGTGCAG ATATGGCCTACTTGAAGGATGCAGACACTGTAGCAGTCAGCATGAAATTTCCTAGTGGCGCAATTGTTACTTTGGACATCAGTCAGCACTGTACTAAAAGCTGTGATCAGAGACTAGAG GTTCATGGTTCTCAAGGATCATTACGGGTAGATAATCAGAATCCCTTGGGAATTACAGAGCATGGAACATCTGTATCCATATATTCACAAACCCAGGCTGATCGGTACAAAGAAGCATACAGAGAACTTTTTAGACACTTTCTTAGAACCCTCAAAG gcaAAGAACCCCCTGTTATCACCAAAGAGCAGTTTCTCTGGACAATTCAGGTGGCGGCAGCTGCCGAGCAGTCTTGGAGGAACGGATCTGCTGTTGACTTACGCAATGAAGCAATAGACGTGTCTCTAATCAAGACTGAAATAATATGA
- the LOC102458129 gene encoding myo-inositol 2-dehydrogenase-like isoform X3: protein MQLDAPSLLSQPSFILSTNPCITSSGTSYSMVPSPPSYHKSLIPVHPSAISSTTSVMSTREDQTPSTSTSHPLAFATLQMRNAPVPSKQNTQRLVISEASNSVASGGSVGRYSNTGISGSNIGLALFGVGLGNKALFQSLMEENGCCLLYIVEDQLPDVERAFSTEFLANTRVLRQQDADIVLNDQRVSGAIVCSPPEAASEIVIDALRAGKGVLCEKLPGLDRQTAEACFDEADRCGRPLVCGFYKRFDPALQFLYKKVRDSQALGRIHRISTVSSIYPAASLSFLKKSGGIFYHAAVHDIDIISLLLGESAPDTIFSLGHAFCADMAYLKDADTVAVSMKFPSGAIVTLDISQHCTKSCDQRLEVHGSQGSLRVDNQNPLGITEHGTSVSIYSQTQADRYKEAYRELFRHFLRTLKGKEPPVITKEQFLWTIQVAAAAEQSWRNGSAVDLRNEAIDVSLIKTEII from the exons ATGCAACTGGATGCTCCTTCCCTGCTTTCTCAGCCTTCATTTATTCTCTCAACCAATCCCTGTATCACCAGCAGTGGCACCAGCTATAGCATGGTACCATCTCCACCTTCATACCACAAGTCCTTGATCCCTGTTCACCCCAGTGCCATCAGCTCAACCACCAGTGTCATGTCTACCAGAGAAGACCAAACACCCTCTACCTCCACCAGTCACCCTTTGGCATTCGCGACCCTCCAAATGAGAAATGCACCTGTTccttcaaaacaaaacacccaaAGACTTGTTATTTCTGAAGCATCCAACAGTGTGGCTTCTGGAGGGTCCGTGGGACGGTACAGTAATACTGGAATATCAGGAAGCAATATTGGTCTTGCCCTCTTTGGTGTGGGGCTTGGTAACAAAGCACTGTTTCAAAGTTTAATGGAAGAAAATGGCTGCTGTTTGCTTTACATTGTGGAGGATCAGCTACCAGATGTGGAACGTGCCTTCAGTACAGAATTCCTGGCCAACACCAGGGTGCTGCGACAGCAGGATGCTGACATAGTGCTCAATGATCAACG TGTTTCTGGAGCCATTGTCTGTTCGCCACCTGAAGCAGCATCTGAAATCGTGATAGATGCATTACGAGCGG GGAAAGGCGTGCTTTGTGAGAAGCTACCTGGTTTAGATAGGCAGACAGCAGAGGCCTGTTTTGATGAAGCTGACCGATGTGGAAGACCATTGGTCTGTGGATTCTACAA GCGTTTTGATCCGGCCCTGCAGTTCCTGTATAAAAAAGTCCGTGACAGCCAGGCACTAGGGAGGATTCATCGGATATCGACAGTGAGCAGCATATATCCAGCAGCATCTCTTAGCTTCCTAAAAAAGTCAG GTGGGATTTTTTATCATGCTGCTGTACATGATATTGATATTATCAGTTTACTGCTGGGGGAGAGTGCACCAGATACGATATTTTCACTGGGACATGCATTCTGTGCAG ATATGGCCTACTTGAAGGATGCAGACACTGTAGCAGTCAGCATGAAATTTCCTAGTGGCGCAATTGTTACTTTGGACATCAGTCAGCACTGTACTAAAAGCTGTGATCAGAGACTAGAG GTTCATGGTTCTCAAGGATCATTACGGGTAGATAATCAGAATCCCTTGGGAATTACAGAGCATGGAACATCTGTATCCATATATTCACAAACCCAGGCTGATCGGTACAAAGAAGCATACAGAGAACTTTTTAGACACTTTCTTAGAACCCTCAAAG gcaAAGAACCCCCTGTTATCACCAAAGAGCAGTTTCTCTGGACAATTCAGGTGGCGGCAGCTGCCGAGCAGTCTTGGAGGAACGGATCTGCTGTTGACTTACGCAATGAAGCAATAGACGTGTCTCTAATCAAGACTGAAATAATATGA
- the LOC102458129 gene encoding uncharacterized protein LOC102458129 isoform X2 produces MSGGPRAMGRKKKTLHDYAAEFSDLGVKRHLAERGAAGESAVVETLYCKSCELPMRVRRDRILEHLSSGRHYRNRRLVKQHGLRAPLLLSAGSELGTGLSMQLDAPSLLSQPSFILSTNPCITSSGTSYSMVPSPPSYHKSLIPVHPSAISSTTSVMSTREDQTPSTSTSHPLAFATLQMRNAPVPSKQNTQRLVISEASNSVASGGSVGRYSNTGISGSNIGLALFGVGLGNKALFQSLMEENGCCLLYIVEDQLPDVERAFSTEFLANTRVLRQQDADIVLNDQRVSGAIVCSPPEAASEIVIDALRAGKGVLCEKLPGLDRQTAEACFDEADRCGRPLVCGFYKRFDPALQFLYKKVRDSQALGRIHRISTVSSIYPAASLSFLKKSGGIFYHAAVHDIDIISLLLGESAPDTIFSLGHAFCADMAYLKDADTVAVSMKFPSGAIVTLDISQHCTKSCDQRLEVTMWWNHRFPPREGQQAIDSNHTLTWEMK; encoded by the exons TGCGAGCTGCCCATGCGCGTGCGGCGGGACCGCATCCTGGAGCACCTCTCGTCCGGCCGCCACTACCGCAACCGCCGCCTGGTCAAGCAGCACGGCCTGCGCGCGCCGCTCCTCCT ATCTGCAGGTTCAGAACTTGGTACCGGCCTTTCCATGCAACTGGATGCTCCTTCCCTGCTTTCTCAGCCTTCATTTATTCTCTCAACCAATCCCTGTATCACCAGCAGTGGCACCAGCTATAGCATGGTACCATCTCCACCTTCATACCACAAGTCCTTGATCCCTGTTCACCCCAGTGCCATCAGCTCAACCACCAGTGTCATGTCTACCAGAGAAGACCAAACACCCTCTACCTCCACCAGTCACCCTTTGGCATTCGCGACCCTCCAAATGAGAAATGCACCTGTTccttcaaaacaaaacacccaaAGACTTGTTATTTCTGAAGCATCCAACAGTGTGGCTTCTGGAGGGTCCGTGGGACGGTACAGTAATACTGGAATATCAGGAAGCAATATTGGTCTTGCCCTCTTTGGTGTGGGGCTTGGTAACAAAGCACTGTTTCAAAGTTTAATGGAAGAAAATGGCTGCTGTTTGCTTTACATTGTGGAGGATCAGCTACCAGATGTGGAACGTGCCTTCAGTACAGAATTCCTGGCCAACACCAGGGTGCTGCGACAGCAGGATGCTGACATAGTGCTCAATGATCAACG TGTTTCTGGAGCCATTGTCTGTTCGCCACCTGAAGCAGCATCTGAAATCGTGATAGATGCATTACGAGCGG GGAAAGGCGTGCTTTGTGAGAAGCTACCTGGTTTAGATAGGCAGACAGCAGAGGCCTGTTTTGATGAAGCTGACCGATGTGGAAGACCATTGGTCTGTGGATTCTACAA GCGTTTTGATCCGGCCCTGCAGTTCCTGTATAAAAAAGTCCGTGACAGCCAGGCACTAGGGAGGATTCATCGGATATCGACAGTGAGCAGCATATATCCAGCAGCATCTCTTAGCTTCCTAAAAAAGTCAG GTGGGATTTTTTATCATGCTGCTGTACATGATATTGATATTATCAGTTTACTGCTGGGGGAGAGTGCACCAGATACGATATTTTCACTGGGACATGCATTCTGTGCAG ATATGGCCTACTTGAAGGATGCAGACACTGTAGCAGTCAGCATGAAATTTCCTAGTGGCGCAATTGTTACTTTGGACATCAGTCAGCACTGTACTAAAAGCTGTGATCAGAGACTAGAG GTTACAATGTGGTGGAACCATAGATTTCCCCCTCGTGAGGGCCAGCAAGCAATCGACAGCAACCACACCTTAACTTGggaaatgaaatag